A single window of Syntrophotalea acetylenica DNA harbors:
- a CDS encoding nitroreductase family protein, translated as MDFSELLQRRQSLRNYSNRQVEPEKLRQLAEAVRLAPSACNAQPWTLILVDKPLLKDKVARAAHSKAFNLNRFAAQAPVLAVLVREKPKWTVRMGAMVKRRDFPLLDLGIAAAHFCLQAADLGLGTCMMGWFDEKTVKKLLHIPRNRRVVLIISLGYALPNEPLRPKIRKDRQTACRHNRY; from the coding sequence GTGGATTTTTCGGAATTGCTCCAACGCCGCCAGAGCCTACGAAACTATAGCAATCGCCAGGTGGAACCGGAGAAACTTCGGCAACTCGCCGAAGCGGTACGCCTGGCGCCATCCGCCTGCAACGCCCAACCGTGGACGCTGATCCTGGTGGACAAGCCGCTGCTTAAAGACAAAGTCGCCCGCGCTGCCCACAGCAAAGCCTTCAACCTCAATCGTTTTGCCGCGCAGGCACCGGTGCTGGCCGTGCTGGTGCGGGAAAAACCGAAGTGGACCGTGCGGATGGGAGCGATGGTCAAGCGACGCGACTTCCCTCTTCTCGATCTCGGCATCGCCGCCGCCCACTTCTGTCTGCAGGCCGCCGACCTGGGCCTGGGCACCTGCATGATGGGCTGGTTCGATGAAAAGACCGTCAAAAAATTGCTGCATATCCCCAGAAACAGGCGCGTCGTTTTGATCATCAGCCTTGGCTACGCTTTGCCGAACGAACCGCTGCGCCCGAAAATCCGTAAAGACAGGCAAACCGCATGCCGGCACAACCGTTATTGA
- a CDS encoding VOC family protein, whose translation MKYEMIHSCIRVLDLKKSEHFYQQAFGFEISRRLDFPEQKFTLSYLRSSGGSFELELTWNHDRTSPYQAGDGYSHLAVGVKDLLASHRQHEALGFTPGPLKGLAGGEPKFYFLKDPDGYMVEVVRI comes from the coding sequence ATGAAATACGAGATGATTCACAGCTGCATCCGGGTCCTCGACCTGAAAAAATCCGAACATTTCTACCAGCAGGCCTTCGGCTTCGAAATTTCCCGGCGACTCGATTTCCCGGAACAGAAGTTTACCCTTTCCTATCTGCGCAGCTCAGGAGGCAGCTTTGAACTGGAACTGACCTGGAATCACGACCGCACCAGCCCCTATCAGGCCGGCGACGGCTATTCCCACCTGGCGGTAGGGGTCAAGGACCTGCTGGCATCTCACAGGCAGCATGAGGCGCTGGGCTTTACCCCCGGGCCCCTCAAAGGACTGGCAGGTGGCGAACCCAAATTCTACTTTCTAAAGGATCCGGACGGTTACATGGTGGAGGTCGTCAGAATCTGA
- a CDS encoding type IV pilus twitching motility protein PilT has protein sequence MAKIDSLFKILKDKGGSDLHLSAGNPPLIRRSGDLEPIMSQALGHEQNKALLYEIMSETQRKTYENTRDLDFAYEVAELKSRFRANIFMGRLGISAVFRLIPAEILSAEQLGLPPTVLNLTRFKKGLVLVTGPTGSGKSTTLAAMIDHVNKTRKDHILTVEDPIEFVHLSQQSLINQREVGRHTRSFAAALKAALREDPDLILVGEMRDLETIELAITAAETGHLVFGTLHTSSAAKTVDRIINVFPTNQQEQVRTMLGESLKGVIAQQLLRTVDGKRCAALEILSVTPAVSNLIREGKTFQIPSVIQTGKNQGMQLMDQAIQDLLNAGKITREEAQKFAANKALFQ, from the coding sequence ATGGCAAAAATCGATTCTCTGTTCAAAATTTTGAAAGACAAGGGAGGCTCCGACCTGCATCTTTCAGCAGGAAATCCGCCGCTCATACGCCGATCGGGTGATTTGGAGCCGATCATGAGCCAGGCCCTCGGTCACGAGCAGAACAAGGCCCTGCTGTACGAGATCATGAGCGAAACACAACGCAAAACCTATGAGAATACCCGCGATCTTGACTTCGCCTATGAGGTCGCGGAGCTGAAATCGCGTTTTCGCGCCAATATCTTCATGGGGCGGCTCGGCATCAGCGCAGTGTTCCGCCTCATCCCTGCGGAAATCCTCAGCGCCGAACAACTCGGTTTGCCGCCGACCGTGCTCAATCTGACCCGCTTCAAAAAAGGTTTGGTGCTGGTCACCGGGCCGACCGGCAGCGGCAAGTCAACCACGCTGGCAGCCATGATCGACCACGTCAACAAAACCCGCAAGGATCACATCCTGACTGTGGAGGACCCCATCGAGTTCGTGCATCTCAGCCAGCAGAGCCTGATCAATCAGCGCGAAGTGGGCCGGCACACCCGCTCCTTCGCAGCAGCCCTCAAGGCGGCACTGAGGGAAGATCCCGATTTGATTCTGGTCGGGGAGATGCGCGATCTGGAAACCATCGAGCTGGCCATCACCGCCGCCGAGACCGGGCATCTGGTGTTCGGCACCCTGCATACCAGCAGCGCCGCCAAAACCGTGGATCGCATCATCAACGTGTTCCCCACCAACCAGCAGGAACAGGTCCGCACCATGCTCGGCGAGTCTCTCAAGGGGGTCATCGCCCAGCAACTGCTGCGGACGGTGGACGGCAAACGCTGCGCCGCCCTCGAAATCCTTTCGGTGACCCCTGCGGTCTCCAACCTGATTCGCGAAGGCAAGACCTTCCAGATACCCTCGGTGATCCAGACCGGCAAAAATCAGGGCATGCAGCTCATGGATCAGGCCATCCAGGACCTGCTGAACGCGGGAAAAATCACCCGGGAAGAGGCGCAGAAGTTCGCGGCCAACAAGGCTTTGTTTCAGTAG
- a CDS encoding nitroreductase family protein → MLDLRIDSDKCTRCEQCVRDCPLNVLAMGEGVPCVGEDKEEKCIECQHCLAVCPTGALGILGLKPEASLPLAGNFPSAAQMETLIKGRRSIRRFKHEPVDAQTVDELLRIATHAPTGVNSRKVLFTVIEDQQTMEQVKHATMEGIRTLVAEERLPKGKEFYGGILRAWDKGADILFRKAPHLLIVSVDAKAPTPMADGFIAMTTFEMMAATMGLGTLWDGLAKWAMVDMLPDLGIRLGIPESHQIVYVMLFGKPAVTYHRTVQRDADLKVNRVIWDKQ, encoded by the coding sequence ATGCTCGACTTGAGGATAGACAGCGACAAGTGCACCCGCTGCGAACAGTGTGTTCGCGATTGCCCGTTGAATGTTTTGGCCATGGGGGAGGGGGTACCCTGCGTTGGTGAAGACAAAGAGGAGAAATGCATCGAATGTCAGCACTGTCTGGCGGTCTGTCCGACCGGCGCTCTGGGGATATTGGGCCTGAAGCCGGAAGCCAGCCTGCCGCTGGCCGGGAATTTCCCCTCGGCAGCGCAGATGGAAACCCTTATCAAGGGGCGGCGCTCCATCCGGCGCTTCAAACATGAGCCGGTCGATGCACAAACTGTCGACGAGCTGCTCCGAATCGCCACCCACGCACCCACCGGCGTCAATTCCCGCAAGGTTCTGTTTACGGTGATCGAGGACCAGCAGACCATGGAGCAGGTCAAGCACGCGACCATGGAAGGCATCCGGACACTGGTCGCGGAAGAGCGGCTGCCCAAGGGCAAGGAATTCTACGGTGGCATTCTGCGGGCCTGGGACAAAGGCGCGGATATCCTTTTCCGCAAGGCTCCCCACCTGTTGATCGTGTCCGTCGACGCCAAGGCGCCGACACCGATGGCGGATGGTTTCATCGCCATGACCACCTTCGAAATGATGGCAGCGACCATGGGTCTGGGCACCCTTTGGGACGGCCTGGCCAAGTGGGCCATGGTCGATATGCTTCCGGATCTCGGCATCCGGCTCGGCATTCCCGAATCTCACCAGATTGTGTATGTCATGTTGTTCGGCAAGCCGGCGGTGACCTACCATCGTACCGTGCAGCGTGACGCGGATCTCAAGGTCAACCGTGTGATCTGGGACAAACAGTAG
- a CDS encoding sigma 54-interacting transcriptional regulator has protein sequence MKEDKQRLLLVDDDTDLLRLLSIRLRGADYEVHIAESGEEALAKIPVLRPDLVITDLRMAGMDGMSLFDAIRGRQASLPVIILTAHGSIPDAVDATRRGVFSFLTKPLDSKVLLEEIRRALRISGAPPEAQGAHGESWRSEIITKSPLMEDLLSKARLAAQSEAAVLVRGESGTGKELIARAIHKASVRAAKPFVAVNCGAIPDTLLESELFGHTKGAFTGAMKDYPGLFRSAEGGTLFLDEIGDMPLSLQVKLLRVLQEKQMRPVGSVATTSVDVRIISATHRNLEEEIASERFREDLYYRLNVVSLELPNLAERREDIPLLANHFLQKFAVRSGKKVTGFAPEAMEALISASWPGNVRQLINVVEQGLALSTTSLISASLVADAIHENIEKIPAFSEARRQFEQDYLVRLMQFTRGNVAHAARLAGRNRTEFYKLLGRHHVVPSLFKNQ, from the coding sequence ATGAAAGAAGACAAGCAACGTCTGTTGTTGGTGGATGACGACACCGATTTGCTGCGCCTGTTGTCGATTCGCCTGCGAGGCGCCGATTACGAGGTGCACATTGCAGAAAGCGGCGAGGAGGCTCTGGCCAAAATACCGGTATTGCGTCCCGATCTGGTGATTACCGATTTGCGCATGGCGGGGATGGACGGCATGTCCCTGTTTGACGCCATTCGCGGCCGCCAGGCGTCCTTGCCGGTGATCATCCTGACCGCGCACGGCTCCATTCCCGATGCGGTCGATGCGACCCGACGCGGCGTGTTCAGCTTTCTTACCAAGCCTTTGGACAGCAAGGTGCTGCTGGAGGAAATCCGGCGCGCCCTGCGCATTTCGGGAGCCCCTCCGGAAGCGCAAGGGGCACACGGAGAGTCCTGGCGTAGCGAAATCATTACCAAAAGTCCGCTCATGGAAGACCTTCTGAGCAAGGCGAGACTGGCCGCGCAAAGCGAAGCGGCTGTGCTGGTCCGAGGCGAGAGCGGTACCGGCAAGGAGTTGATCGCCCGCGCCATTCACAAGGCCAGCGTCCGGGCCGCAAAGCCTTTTGTCGCCGTCAATTGCGGGGCCATTCCCGATACCCTGCTCGAATCGGAACTGTTCGGTCACACCAAAGGAGCCTTTACTGGCGCCATGAAGGATTATCCGGGGCTGTTCCGCTCGGCGGAAGGTGGCACCCTGTTCCTCGATGAGATCGGGGACATGCCCCTGTCATTGCAGGTCAAGCTGCTGCGGGTGCTGCAGGAAAAACAGATGCGGCCGGTCGGTTCGGTGGCCACCACCTCCGTCGACGTCCGGATCATCAGTGCGACCCACCGCAATCTCGAAGAAGAAATAGCCAGCGAGCGTTTTCGCGAGGACCTTTACTACCGTCTCAATGTGGTTTCCCTCGAATTGCCCAACCTTGCCGAACGGCGTGAGGACATACCGCTTCTGGCCAATCATTTTCTGCAAAAATTCGCTGTTCGCAGTGGAAAAAAAGTTACCGGTTTCGCGCCGGAGGCGATGGAGGCGCTGATTTCGGCGTCCTGGCCGGGCAATGTGCGGCAATTGATCAACGTGGTCGAGCAGGGGTTGGCTCTGAGTACCACTTCGCTGATTTCGGCTTCGCTGGTGGCTGATGCCATCCATGAAAATATCGAAAAAATTCCTGCCTTCAGTGAAGCCCGCCGCCAGTTCGAGCAGGACTACCTGGTCAGGCTCATGCAATTCACCCGTGGCAATGTCGCTCACGCGGCACGGTTGGCCGGCCGCAATCGCACCGAATTTTATAAATTGCTGGGACGACATCATGTCGTGCCGAGTCTTTTCAAGAACCAGTGA
- a CDS encoding ATP-binding protein, which translates to MHPLRPKSFLSLVLIGFAMVALPFNLAMINAEFFLDRLARRGSQAVYRSVSVVQESRNLVEQLLALERRVRQYQVLRAAELLAGIEEKHKEFAVSIENLRALPLQPDQQQRLRQLADAERQLYLALQGNGQALTHDQAFLEGFDELNRLARGLHDESQQLVVREVDALRSSTTRARRMLLWLAVLLVPVTGLFTAFFARRITGPIRQINRGISRLGEGDFASPVEVGGPDDLRFLGTRLDWLRQRLDAVEKDKRKFISHVSHELKTPLASIREGTELLAEEEVGPLNDQQREIALILRKNGRQLHKLIDDLLGFSRMQARISPFRGGAVPMVPLIKGIAASQRPAILKKNLDLKLDMEDLTLFGDRERLRNLVDNLLTNAVKYTPVDGVVRIMLCREGDKALLEVSDSGPGIPAEERKNIFKPFYQGSSPVLGPVQGTGIGLSIVQEYARDHGASIEVLDSPLGGACFRVKLPLAEQEGES; encoded by the coding sequence ATGCACCCGCTGCGTCCCAAATCGTTTCTATCTCTGGTATTGATCGGTTTCGCCATGGTGGCCCTGCCCTTTAACCTGGCCATGATCAATGCCGAATTTTTTCTGGATCGCCTGGCGCGACGCGGATCGCAGGCCGTATACCGTTCGGTGTCGGTGGTGCAGGAGAGCCGCAATCTGGTTGAACAGTTGCTGGCCCTGGAACGGCGTGTGCGCCAGTATCAGGTGTTGCGTGCCGCCGAGCTGCTGGCCGGCATCGAGGAAAAGCACAAGGAATTTGCGGTTTCCATCGAGAACCTCAGGGCGCTGCCGTTGCAGCCCGATCAACAGCAGCGCCTGCGGCAACTGGCAGACGCTGAACGGCAGCTGTATCTCGCGTTGCAGGGAAACGGTCAGGCTCTCACTCACGATCAGGCCTTTCTGGAGGGGTTTGACGAACTCAATCGTCTGGCCCGGGGTCTGCACGATGAAAGTCAGCAGCTGGTTGTCCGTGAAGTCGACGCGCTGCGGTCCTCGACCACCCGTGCACGGCGCATGCTGCTTTGGCTGGCCGTACTGCTGGTACCGGTTACCGGGCTGTTCACGGCTTTTTTTGCGCGGCGCATTACCGGTCCCATCCGCCAGATAAACCGGGGCATTTCCCGTCTCGGCGAGGGCGATTTTGCCTCGCCCGTCGAAGTCGGCGGACCGGACGACCTGCGGTTTCTGGGCACCCGTCTGGATTGGCTGCGGCAGCGCCTCGATGCGGTGGAAAAAGATAAGAGAAAATTTATTTCCCATGTTTCCCACGAACTGAAAACGCCGTTGGCTTCGATTCGCGAAGGGACGGAATTGCTGGCCGAAGAAGAGGTCGGCCCTCTCAACGACCAGCAACGGGAGATTGCCTTGATTCTGCGGAAAAACGGTCGCCAGCTGCACAAGCTGATCGACGATCTGCTTGGTTTCAGCCGCATGCAGGCCAGGATATCGCCGTTTCGTGGCGGCGCCGTCCCAATGGTGCCGCTTATCAAAGGCATTGCCGCATCCCAGAGGCCGGCGATACTCAAGAAAAATCTCGATCTGAAACTGGATATGGAGGATTTGACGCTGTTCGGGGATCGGGAACGCCTGCGCAACCTGGTGGATAATCTGTTGACCAATGCCGTCAAGTATACTCCCGTCGACGGGGTTGTCCGGATCATGCTTTGCAGGGAAGGTGACAAGGCCTTGCTGGAGGTGTCCGATTCGGGGCCGGGCATTCCCGCGGAGGAGCGGAAGAACATTTTCAAGCCGTTTTACCAGGGGAGCTCCCCCGTGCTCGGGCCTGTTCAGGGTACCGGTATTGGCCTGTCCATCGTGCAGGAATACGCGCGCGATCACGGGGCCAGTATCGAGGTTCTGGACAGCCCTTTGGGGGGCGCCTGTTTCAGGGTGAAACTGCCACTTGCGGAACAAGAGGGAGAATCATGA
- a CDS encoding radical SAM protein, whose translation MKSNKTILAVVADANGEVFEYPDLLMAGMNGGNTRLPRPGELVPLPAGSRLFTIPGTPPVGCDGRNGRAVTLRKLPRHYGGGKAQAVSAFLTPGYTRTLLPAAAYGDKQVQLPLWSYTAVGWCVEEQRFYAAAVRVDRNTQWEPEHFDDRKLDPLVQKMLRAHPENRLLEQLARCALDYHCFAAKNLFFRRWEAPLPTSPVCNARCLGCISLQEADCCPSSQERITFVPTVEELCQIAVPHLEQAENAIVSFGQGCEGDPILQADTICEAVREMRRRTARGTIHFNSNASDPDAVERLAEAGIDSIRVSMNSVQEHFYTAYHRPCGYSLAQVCESLRRAKSHGLFTMINYLVFPGLNDLSEEVAALGDLVEDAGVDLIQMRNLSIDPDFYCRAMGLAGEGLGMVEMLRLLKQRIPRLQYGYFNRTREQFFPEGYETDWPLPA comes from the coding sequence ATGAAAAGCAACAAGACCATCCTTGCCGTGGTGGCCGACGCCAACGGCGAAGTATTTGAATATCCTGATCTGCTTATGGCCGGTATGAACGGCGGAAACACCCGGCTGCCCCGCCCCGGGGAGCTTGTTCCGCTGCCTGCCGGCAGCCGCCTTTTTACGATTCCCGGTACCCCGCCGGTCGGATGCGACGGGCGCAACGGGCGCGCCGTCACTCTGCGCAAACTGCCGCGTCATTACGGCGGTGGCAAAGCTCAGGCGGTATCGGCCTTTCTGACCCCGGGCTATACCCGCACCCTGCTGCCGGCCGCCGCCTATGGCGACAAGCAGGTGCAGTTGCCCCTGTGGTCCTACACGGCTGTCGGCTGGTGTGTCGAGGAACAGCGGTTCTACGCCGCCGCGGTGCGGGTTGACCGCAATACCCAGTGGGAGCCGGAGCATTTCGACGATCGCAAGCTCGATCCGCTGGTCCAAAAAATGCTGCGCGCCCATCCCGAAAACCGCCTGCTCGAACAACTGGCCCGCTGTGCTCTGGATTATCACTGTTTCGCTGCCAAGAACCTGTTTTTCCGGCGCTGGGAGGCGCCATTGCCGACCTCGCCGGTGTGCAACGCCCGCTGCCTGGGGTGCATTTCCCTGCAGGAAGCCGATTGCTGCCCCTCCAGCCAGGAACGCATCACCTTCGTGCCGACGGTTGAAGAACTTTGCCAAATAGCCGTGCCGCATCTGGAACAGGCGGAAAATGCCATCGTTTCTTTCGGCCAGGGCTGCGAGGGCGATCCTATTCTGCAGGCGGATACCATCTGCGAGGCGGTGCGCGAGATGCGGCGGCGCACCGCGCGCGGCACCATCCATTTCAACTCCAACGCTTCCGACCCCGATGCCGTCGAACGACTGGCGGAAGCCGGCATCGACTCCATCCGGGTGTCGATGAATTCGGTGCAGGAACATTTTTACACGGCCTATCACCGCCCCTGTGGTTATTCCCTCGCCCAGGTTTGCGAATCATTGCGGAGGGCCAAAAGTCATGGCCTGTTCACCATGATCAACTATCTGGTTTTCCCCGGTCTTAACGATCTCTCCGAGGAGGTCGCGGCTCTCGGGGATCTGGTGGAGGACGCCGGCGTCGATCTGATCCAGATGCGCAACCTGAGCATCGACCCGGACTTTTATTGCCGGGCCATGGGGCTGGCGGGAGAGGGTCTGGGAATGGTCGAGATGCTGCGTCTTCTCAAACAGCGCATTCCGCGTTTGCAATACGGCTATTTCAATCGCACGCGGGAGCAGTTCTTTCCCGAAGGATATGAGACCGACTGGCCGCTGCCGGCCTGA
- a CDS encoding B12-binding domain-containing radical SAM protein: MLAAMRIVLTTLHSKFIHASLALPLLAAYCRHAQRTLLIREYTVHEPKETVLAALLAEQPDVVAFSVYLWNRTATLDLADALVTARPGLRVVLGGPEVSFDGPELFTRHPGISAVVRGEGELPLRALLDAWQHNASPEGIARLNWRDGANVQTGPDGPLLDNLDAIPSPYPLGLVDLSRGLVYLETSRGCPYRCAFCMSALDERVRSYSMPRIRADLQWLMERNVPCIKLVDRTFNYDIERAREIFRFILENNRDSRFHFEIGAHLLDEATLTLLEQVPADTFQFEIGVQSTLPRTLAAIRRETSLERLETNVRRLRRAGNIHLHLDLIAGLPEEGSASFLQSVDRIMALRPHHLQLEPVKLLPGAPLRRDARALGLRFDPHPPYTVLGTPQLSFEELERLRGISRLLDLTWNAGRLQLFLEQLAVLYGSLSAGLGALEAFWRRRNLFRHPLSQRGLFEACWEFLQSGAGATAGTEPREALARDFLRVERVAPAQAPAFLDLDLTSEEQEQVKEQVRLQSEAIRGQGIKLQHLACVFRCLPGRPLRRTVLLALYLTCPGKPMQTREIYLQQPT, translated from the coding sequence ATGCTGGCCGCCATGCGCATTGTCCTGACCACTCTTCACAGCAAATTCATCCATGCCAGCCTGGCCCTGCCGCTGCTGGCCGCCTATTGCCGCCATGCACAGCGGACCCTGCTGATCCGTGAATACACGGTGCACGAGCCTAAGGAAACGGTGCTGGCCGCGCTGCTGGCGGAACAGCCGGACGTGGTGGCCTTTTCCGTATATCTCTGGAACCGCACCGCCACCCTGGACCTGGCCGACGCCCTGGTTACGGCACGCCCCGGGCTGCGGGTGGTGCTCGGCGGCCCCGAGGTCTCTTTCGACGGACCGGAGCTGTTTACGCGCCATCCCGGCATCAGCGCCGTGGTACGCGGCGAGGGCGAGCTGCCGCTGCGGGCCCTGCTCGACGCCTGGCAGCACAACGCCTCTCCGGAAGGAATTGCGCGTCTGAACTGGCGCGACGGCGCGAATGTTCAGACAGGACCGGACGGGCCGCTGCTCGATAATCTGGACGCCATCCCTTCGCCCTACCCCCTGGGGCTGGTCGATCTGTCGCGGGGTCTGGTCTATCTCGAAACCAGCCGCGGCTGCCCTTACCGCTGTGCTTTTTGCATGAGCGCCCTCGACGAGCGGGTACGCTCCTATTCGATGCCCCGCATCCGTGCCGACCTGCAATGGCTGATGGAACGCAACGTCCCCTGCATCAAGCTGGTCGACCGCACCTTCAATTACGATATCGAAAGAGCCCGCGAGATCTTCCGCTTCATTTTGGAAAACAACCGTGACAGCCGGTTCCATTTCGAAATCGGCGCGCACCTGCTGGACGAAGCGACGCTGACCCTGCTGGAGCAGGTTCCCGCCGACACCTTTCAATTCGAGATCGGGGTACAATCGACCCTGCCGCGAACCCTGGCCGCCATCCGCCGTGAAACCTCGCTGGAGCGGCTGGAAACCAACGTCCGCAGGCTGCGCCGCGCCGGCAACATCCATCTGCACCTTGACCTGATCGCCGGCCTTCCGGAAGAAGGCAGCGCCTCCTTTCTGCAATCCGTCGACCGCATCATGGCATTGCGCCCCCATCACCTGCAGCTTGAACCGGTCAAGCTGCTGCCCGGCGCACCCCTGCGCCGGGACGCCCGGGCCCTGGGTTTGCGTTTCGATCCGCACCCACCCTACACCGTGCTGGGCACGCCCCAGCTGTCCTTCGAGGAACTGGAGCGGCTGCGGGGCATCAGCCGGCTGCTCGATCTGACCTGGAACGCCGGGCGGCTGCAGCTGTTCCTGGAGCAGCTTGCCGTGCTTTACGGCAGCCTTTCCGCCGGGCTGGGCGCACTGGAGGCCTTCTGGCGACGACGCAATCTGTTCCGCCATCCCCTGTCCCAGCGGGGTCTGTTCGAGGCCTGCTGGGAGTTTCTGCAAAGCGGCGCCGGGGCCACCGCAGGCACCGAACCGCGGGAAGCTTTGGCCCGGGACTTTTTGCGCGTCGAGCGGGTTGCGCCCGCCCAGGCTCCAGCTTTTCTGGATCTGGACCTGACCAGCGAAGAGCAGGAACAGGTAAAGGAACAGGTTCGCCTGCAATCCGAAGCCATCAGAGGACAGGGGATCAAGCTGCAGCACCTGGCCTGCGTCTTCCGCTGCCTGCCCGGCCGCCCCTTGCGCCGCACGGTGCTGCTGGCTCTTTATCTGACCTGCCCCGGAAAACCCATGCAGACCCGGGAAATATATCTTCAACAACCAACCTGA
- a CDS encoding TorF family putative porin, with amino-acid sequence MKRRSVLFLAMFVLCAGLTTTAQAKIEVEGDVYAGIWDKYMWRGFNLSDSRPTIQAGIDLTLGSGWTLSTWHNWQLTSGPNWNAGELNETDVILTYAFDLGDMISMSVGDIWYMIEGEDTNELFVTFTLNTLLSPNLKISYDWDRAEEDGLFYSFDISHTFDLGQWVPNTALNLGALVSYNQHADGTVADYAGWHNYELSASIDYALNDQMTISPIFIFSSPISSAAKDLIDTETAAALNLTFAF; translated from the coding sequence ATGAAAAGACGGAGCGTGTTGTTTCTCGCAATGTTCGTGCTGTGCGCCGGGCTGACCACCACCGCCCAGGCCAAGATCGAGGTTGAAGGCGATGTCTACGCAGGCATCTGGGACAAGTACATGTGGCGTGGTTTCAATCTCAGCGACTCCCGCCCCACCATCCAGGCCGGTATCGACCTGACCCTCGGCAGCGGCTGGACCCTCAGCACCTGGCACAACTGGCAGCTCACCAGCGGCCCCAACTGGAATGCCGGCGAACTTAACGAAACCGACGTCATCCTCACCTATGCCTTCGACCTGGGCGACATGATTTCCATGTCGGTGGGCGACATCTGGTACATGATCGAGGGCGAAGACACCAACGAACTGTTCGTCACCTTCACCCTCAACACCCTGCTCTCCCCGAACCTGAAAATCTCCTACGACTGGGACCGCGCCGAGGAAGACGGGCTGTTCTACAGCTTCGACATCAGCCACACCTTCGACCTCGGGCAATGGGTTCCCAACACGGCCCTGAACCTTGGGGCCCTGGTCTCCTACAACCAGCATGCCGACGGCACCGTGGCCGACTATGCCGGCTGGCATAACTACGAGCTGAGCGCCAGCATCGACTATGCCCTGAACGACCAGATGACCATCAGCCCGATCTTCATTTTCTCGTCGCCGATCAGCTCGGCCGCCAAGGACCTCATCGACACCGAGACGGCCGCGGCCCTCAACCTGACCTTCGCTTTCTAG
- a CDS encoding ABC transporter substrate-binding protein, giving the protein MRKAFWSVPFVGILGLVAIGLALAPGCSKTKKETLRITCWAGYAKPYVAEFQKLVKEKHGIDVEVQISNPTDQDEFFQAVKDNTADLISPPIELPKTPRFYCYTAGSEYLQPVDVNNIPNLKNMMAVFRDDITPINAGNRYGVPYNCGPYGLAYNAGVIDTAPDTWNVLWEPRFAGKYTINNNFPKVNVWITALALGYGYADIFDIERLDREKIQQQLNILAQNAKSLWDGAANPDEFPELSLATTWGFAAQQANLKGGNWRIAAPKEGGTAWIDAWYLGAGAKGVTKTLAEEWINFMLDPARQADVVKSQGVSPVVADTGDLLNAEEKAMFHVGDENYFKTVALWRVMTEETEKAFNDMWEEAKKHRK; this is encoded by the coding sequence ATGAGAAAGGCATTCTGGAGCGTACCGTTTGTCGGCATCCTGGGCCTGGTCGCCATCGGCCTGGCACTGGCCCCGGGCTGCAGCAAAACCAAAAAGGAGACCTTGCGCATCACCTGCTGGGCCGGCTACGCCAAACCCTATGTGGCCGAGTTCCAGAAACTGGTCAAGGAAAAGCACGGCATCGACGTGGAGGTGCAGATTTCCAACCCCACCGATCAGGACGAATTTTTTCAGGCGGTAAAGGACAACACCGCTGATCTGATCTCACCGCCCATCGAGCTGCCCAAAACCCCGCGTTTCTATTGTTACACCGCGGGCAGTGAATACCTGCAGCCGGTGGATGTCAACAACATCCCCAACCTGAAAAACATGATGGCCGTGTTTCGCGACGACATTACGCCCATAAATGCAGGCAACCGCTACGGCGTCCCCTACAACTGCGGTCCCTATGGACTGGCTTATAACGCGGGCGTCATCGACACCGCGCCGGACACCTGGAACGTTCTGTGGGAACCGCGTTTCGCCGGCAAGTACACCATCAACAACAACTTCCCCAAGGTTAACGTCTGGATCACCGCGCTGGCCCTTGGCTACGGCTATGCGGATATCTTCGACATCGAGCGACTTGACCGTGAAAAGATCCAGCAACAGCTCAATATTCTGGCCCAAAACGCCAAAAGTCTGTGGGACGGCGCCGCCAATCCGGATGAGTTCCCCGAGCTTTCGCTGGCCACCACCTGGGGCTTCGCAGCCCAGCAGGCCAACCTCAAAGGCGGCAACTGGCGGATCGCGGCTCCCAAAGAAGGCGGAACCGCCTGGATCGATGCCTGGTATCTTGGCGCCGGCGCCAAAGGCGTGACCAAAACCCTGGCCGAGGAATGGATCAACTTCATGCTTGACCCGGCCCGGCAGGCCGATGTGGTGAAATCCCAGGGCGTCTCACCCGTCGTGGCCGATACCGGCGACCTCCTCAATGCCGAGGAAAAAGCCATGTTCCACGTCGGCGATGAAAATTACTTCAAAACCGTCGCCCTGTGGCGGGTCATGACCGAGGAAACCGAAAAAGCATTCAACGACATGTGGGAGGAGGCGAAAAAACACCGGAAATAG